The following coding sequences lie in one Arabidopsis thaliana chromosome 3, partial sequence genomic window:
- a CDS encoding Eukaryotic aspartyl protease family protein: MIWSNWKLRWMFQFGFLCAMSLGLASSVSGSLSFEIHHRFSEQVKTVLGGHGLPEMGSLDYYKALVHRDRGRQLTSNNNNQTTISFAQGNSTEEISFLHYANVTIGTPAQWFLVALDTGSDLFWLPCNCNSTCVRSMETDQGERIKLNIYNPSKSKSSSKVTCNSTLCALRNRCISPVSDCPYRIRYLSPGSKSTGVLVEDVIHMSTEEGEARDARITFGCSESQLGLFKEVAVNGIMGLAIADIAVPNMLVKAGVASDSFSMCFGPNGKGTISFGDKGSSDQLETPLSGTISPMFYDVSITKFKVGKVTVDTEFTATFDSGTAVTWLIEPYYTALTTNFHLSVPDRRLSKSVDSPFEFCYIITSTSDEDKLPSVSFEMKGGAAYDVFSPILVFDTSDGSFQVYCLAVLKQVNADFSIIGQNFMTNYRIVHDRERRILGWKKSNCNDTNGFTGPTALAKPPSMAPTSSPRTINLSSRLNPLAAASSLFIICFISFVSL, encoded by the exons ATGATTTGGAGTAATTGGAAGTTGAGATGGATGTTTCAGTTTGGATTCCTCTGTGCTATGAGTTTGGGATtggcttcttctgtttcaggATCACTTTCCTTTGAAATTCACCATAGATTCTCAGAGCAAGTCAAAACCGTTCTAGGTGGCCATGGTTTGCCTGAAATGGGCAGCCTAGACTACTACAAGGCCTTGGTTCATCGTGATCGAGGTCGCCAGCTAAcctccaacaacaacaatcagaCAACTATTTCTTTCGCTCAAGGCAACTCCACCGAAGAAATCAGTTT TCTACATTATGCGAATGTGACGATAGGGACACCGGCTCAATGGTTCTTGGTGGCATTAGACACAGGcagtgatttgttttggttaccTTGCAATTGCAATTCCACTTGTGTACGGAGTATGGAGACTGACCAAGGCGAG AGAATAAAACTCAACATCTACAACCCCagcaaatcaaaatcaagctCAAAGGTTACGTGCAATAGCACACTCTGTGCATTAAGAAACAGATGCATTTCTCCGGTCAGCGATTGTCCTTACAGAATCCGATATCTCTCTCCGGGAAGCAAAAGTACAGGTGTGTTGGTGGAGGATGTGATCCACATGAGCactgaagaaggagaagctaGAGATGCTCGGATCACATTCGG ATGTAGTGAGTCCCAACTAGGGTTGTTCAAAGAAGTGGCTGTAAATGGTATAATGGGACTTGCAATAGCCGACATAGCGGTTCCAAACATGTTGGTTAAAGCCGGTGTCGCGTCAGACTCTTTCTCAATGTGTTTTGGTCCTAATGGGAAAGGAACAATCAGTTTCGGAGACAAAGGTAGCTCAGACCAGCTTGAGACTCCATTGAGTGGCACCATCTCACC GATGTTTTACGATGTGAGCATCACCAAATTCAAGGTAGGAAAAGTTACGGTGGATACAGAATTCACCGCGACATTTGACTCTGGAACCGCGGTTACATGGCTGATCGAGCCTTACTACACTGCTCTAACAACAAAC TTTCATCTCTCTGTACCAGACAGACGACTTTCGAAAAGTGTGGATAGCCCTTTTGAGTTTTGCTACATTATCACATCAAC TTCAGATGAAGATAAGCTTCCTTCAGTTAGCTTTGAGATGAAAGGAGGAGCTGCTTATGATGTTTTCAGCCCCATACTTGTCTTCGACACTTCCGAT GGTAGTTTTCAAGTCTATTGTTTGGCTGTCTTAAAGCAAGTTAATGCTGACTTCAGCATCATCGGAC AAAATTTCATGACCAACTACAGAATCGTCCACGATCGTGAGAGAAGGATCTTAGGATGGAAAAAATCTAATT GTAATGATACTAACGGTTTCACAGGACCTACCGCTTTAGCAAAACCGCCATCGATGGCACCAACGTCGTCTCCAAGAACCATCAACCTTTCCAGTCGTTTGAACCCTCTGGCTGCGGCTTCTTCACTTTTCATCATTTGCTTCATTTCTTTTGTATCTTTGTGA
- a CDS encoding Eukaryotic aspartyl protease family protein: MFQFGFLCAMSLGLASSVSGSLSFEIHHRFSEQVKTVLGGHGLPEMGSLDYYKALVHRDRGRQLTSNNNNQTTISFAQGNSTEEISFLHYANVTIGTPAQWFLVALDTGSDLFWLPCNCNSTCVRSMETDQGERIKLNIYNPSKSKSSSKVTCNSTLCALRNRCISPVSDCPYRIRYLSPGSKSTGVLVEDVIHMSTEEGEARDARITFGCSESQLGLFKEVAVNGIMGLAIADIAVPNMLVKAGVASDSFSMCFGPNGKGTISFGDKGSSDQLETPLSGTISPMFYDVSITKFKVGKVTVDTEFTATFDSGTAVTWLIEPYYTALTTNFHLSVPDRRLSKSVDSPFEFCYIITSTSDEDKLPSVSFEMKGGAAYDVFSPILVFDTSDVYTYLLISSFYHIYYI, encoded by the exons ATGTTTCAGTTTGGATTCCTCTGTGCTATGAGTTTGGGATtggcttcttctgtttcaggATCACTTTCCTTTGAAATTCACCATAGATTCTCAGAGCAAGTCAAAACCGTTCTAGGTGGCCATGGTTTGCCTGAAATGGGCAGCCTAGACTACTACAAGGCCTTGGTTCATCGTGATCGAGGTCGCCAGCTAAcctccaacaacaacaatcagaCAACTATTTCTTTCGCTCAAGGCAACTCCACCGAAGAAATCAGTTT TCTACATTATGCGAATGTGACGATAGGGACACCGGCTCAATGGTTCTTGGTGGCATTAGACACAGGcagtgatttgttttggttaccTTGCAATTGCAATTCCACTTGTGTACGGAGTATGGAGACTGACCAAGGCGAG AGAATAAAACTCAACATCTACAACCCCagcaaatcaaaatcaagctCAAAGGTTACGTGCAATAGCACACTCTGTGCATTAAGAAACAGATGCATTTCTCCGGTCAGCGATTGTCCTTACAGAATCCGATATCTCTCTCCGGGAAGCAAAAGTACAGGTGTGTTGGTGGAGGATGTGATCCACATGAGCactgaagaaggagaagctaGAGATGCTCGGATCACATTCGG ATGTAGTGAGTCCCAACTAGGGTTGTTCAAAGAAGTGGCTGTAAATGGTATAATGGGACTTGCAATAGCCGACATAGCGGTTCCAAACATGTTGGTTAAAGCCGGTGTCGCGTCAGACTCTTTCTCAATGTGTTTTGGTCCTAATGGGAAAGGAACAATCAGTTTCGGAGACAAAGGTAGCTCAGACCAGCTTGAGACTCCATTGAGTGGCACCATCTCACC GATGTTTTACGATGTGAGCATCACCAAATTCAAGGTAGGAAAAGTTACGGTGGATACAGAATTCACCGCGACATTTGACTCTGGAACCGCGGTTACATGGCTGATCGAGCCTTACTACACTGCTCTAACAACAAAC TTTCATCTCTCTGTACCAGACAGACGACTTTCGAAAAGTGTGGATAGCCCTTTTGAGTTTTGCTACATTATCACATCAAC TTCAGATGAAGATAAGCTTCCTTCAGTTAGCTTTGAGATGAAAGGAGGAGCTGCTTATGATGTTTTCAGCCCCATACTTGTCTTCGACACTTCCGATGTATACACATATCTTCTCATATCAtcattttatcatatttactatatctaa
- a CDS encoding Eukaryotic aspartyl protease family protein: MIWSNWKLRWMFQFGFLCAMSLGLASSVSGSLSFEIHHRFSEQVKTVLGGHGLPEMGSLDYYKALVHRDRGRQLTSNNNNQTTISFAQGNSTEEISFLHYANVTIGTPAQWFLVALDTGSDLFWLPCNCNSTCVRSMETDQGERIKLNIYNPSKSKSSSKVTCNSTLCALRNRCISPVSDCPYRIRYLSPGSKSTGVLVEDVIHMSTEEGEARDARITFGCSESQLGLFKEVAVNGIMGLAIADIAVPNMLVKAGVASDSFSMCFGPNGKGTISFGDKGSSDQLETPLSGTISPMFYDVSITKFKVGKVTVDTEFTATFDSGTAVTWLIEPYYTALTTNFHLSVPDRRLSKSVDSPFEFCYIITSTSDEDKLPSVSFEMKGGAAYDVFSPILVFDTSDVYTYLLISSFYHIYYI, from the exons ATGATTTGGAGTAATTGGAAGTTGAGATGGATGTTTCAGTTTGGATTCCTCTGTGCTATGAGTTTGGGATtggcttcttctgtttcaggATCACTTTCCTTTGAAATTCACCATAGATTCTCAGAGCAAGTCAAAACCGTTCTAGGTGGCCATGGTTTGCCTGAAATGGGCAGCCTAGACTACTACAAGGCCTTGGTTCATCGTGATCGAGGTCGCCAGCTAAcctccaacaacaacaatcagaCAACTATTTCTTTCGCTCAAGGCAACTCCACCGAAGAAATCAGTTT TCTACATTATGCGAATGTGACGATAGGGACACCGGCTCAATGGTTCTTGGTGGCATTAGACACAGGcagtgatttgttttggttaccTTGCAATTGCAATTCCACTTGTGTACGGAGTATGGAGACTGACCAAGGCGAG AGAATAAAACTCAACATCTACAACCCCagcaaatcaaaatcaagctCAAAGGTTACGTGCAATAGCACACTCTGTGCATTAAGAAACAGATGCATTTCTCCGGTCAGCGATTGTCCTTACAGAATCCGATATCTCTCTCCGGGAAGCAAAAGTACAGGTGTGTTGGTGGAGGATGTGATCCACATGAGCactgaagaaggagaagctaGAGATGCTCGGATCACATTCGG ATGTAGTGAGTCCCAACTAGGGTTGTTCAAAGAAGTGGCTGTAAATGGTATAATGGGACTTGCAATAGCCGACATAGCGGTTCCAAACATGTTGGTTAAAGCCGGTGTCGCGTCAGACTCTTTCTCAATGTGTTTTGGTCCTAATGGGAAAGGAACAATCAGTTTCGGAGACAAAGGTAGCTCAGACCAGCTTGAGACTCCATTGAGTGGCACCATCTCACC GATGTTTTACGATGTGAGCATCACCAAATTCAAGGTAGGAAAAGTTACGGTGGATACAGAATTCACCGCGACATTTGACTCTGGAACCGCGGTTACATGGCTGATCGAGCCTTACTACACTGCTCTAACAACAAAC TTTCATCTCTCTGTACCAGACAGACGACTTTCGAAAAGTGTGGATAGCCCTTTTGAGTTTTGCTACATTATCACATCAAC TTCAGATGAAGATAAGCTTCCTTCAGTTAGCTTTGAGATGAAAGGAGGAGCTGCTTATGATGTTTTCAGCCCCATACTTGTCTTCGACACTTCCGATGTATACACATATCTTCTCATATCAtcattttatcatatttactatatctaa
- a CDS encoding Eukaryotic aspartyl protease family protein, whose protein sequence is MIWSNWKLRWMFQFGFLCAMSLGLASSVSGSLSFEIHHRFSEQVKTVLGGHGLPEMGSLDYYKALVHRDRGRQLTSNNNNQTTISFAQGNSTEEISFLHYANVTIGTPAQWFLVALDTGSDLFWLPCNCNSTCVRSMETDQGERIKLNIYNPSKSKSSSKVTCNSTLCALRNRCISPVSDCPYRIRYLSPGSKSTGVLVEDVIHMSTEEGEARDARITFGCSESQLGLFKEVAVNGIMGLAIADIAVPNMLVKAGVASDSFSMCFGPNGKGTISFGDKGSSDQLETPLSGTISPMFYDVSITKFKVGKVTVDTEFTATFDSGTAVTWLIEPYYTALTTNFHLSVPDRRLSKSVDSPFEFCYIITSTSDEDKLPSVSFEMKGGAAYDVFSPILVFDTSDGSFQVYCLAVLKQVNADFSIIGRSFLFFFSHNQHNFFLYILTNS, encoded by the exons ATGATTTGGAGTAATTGGAAGTTGAGATGGATGTTTCAGTTTGGATTCCTCTGTGCTATGAGTTTGGGATtggcttcttctgtttcaggATCACTTTCCTTTGAAATTCACCATAGATTCTCAGAGCAAGTCAAAACCGTTCTAGGTGGCCATGGTTTGCCTGAAATGGGCAGCCTAGACTACTACAAGGCCTTGGTTCATCGTGATCGAGGTCGCCAGCTAAcctccaacaacaacaatcagaCAACTATTTCTTTCGCTCAAGGCAACTCCACCGAAGAAATCAGTTT TCTACATTATGCGAATGTGACGATAGGGACACCGGCTCAATGGTTCTTGGTGGCATTAGACACAGGcagtgatttgttttggttaccTTGCAATTGCAATTCCACTTGTGTACGGAGTATGGAGACTGACCAAGGCGAG AGAATAAAACTCAACATCTACAACCCCagcaaatcaaaatcaagctCAAAGGTTACGTGCAATAGCACACTCTGTGCATTAAGAAACAGATGCATTTCTCCGGTCAGCGATTGTCCTTACAGAATCCGATATCTCTCTCCGGGAAGCAAAAGTACAGGTGTGTTGGTGGAGGATGTGATCCACATGAGCactgaagaaggagaagctaGAGATGCTCGGATCACATTCGG ATGTAGTGAGTCCCAACTAGGGTTGTTCAAAGAAGTGGCTGTAAATGGTATAATGGGACTTGCAATAGCCGACATAGCGGTTCCAAACATGTTGGTTAAAGCCGGTGTCGCGTCAGACTCTTTCTCAATGTGTTTTGGTCCTAATGGGAAAGGAACAATCAGTTTCGGAGACAAAGGTAGCTCAGACCAGCTTGAGACTCCATTGAGTGGCACCATCTCACC GATGTTTTACGATGTGAGCATCACCAAATTCAAGGTAGGAAAAGTTACGGTGGATACAGAATTCACCGCGACATTTGACTCTGGAACCGCGGTTACATGGCTGATCGAGCCTTACTACACTGCTCTAACAACAAAC TTTCATCTCTCTGTACCAGACAGACGACTTTCGAAAAGTGTGGATAGCCCTTTTGAGTTTTGCTACATTATCACATCAAC TTCAGATGAAGATAAGCTTCCTTCAGTTAGCTTTGAGATGAAAGGAGGAGCTGCTTATGATGTTTTCAGCCCCATACTTGTCTTCGACACTTCCGAT GGTAGTTTTCAAGTCTATTGTTTGGCTGTCTTAAAGCAAGTTAATGCTGACTTCAGCATCATCGGACgttcgtttttgttctttttttcccacAATCAACACAATTTCTTCTTGTACATTTTAACCAATTCCTAA
- a CDS encoding Eukaryotic aspartyl protease family protein, with protein MIWSNWKLRWMFQFGFLCAMSLGLASSVSGSLSFEIHHRFSEQVKTVLGGHGLPEMGSLDYYKALVHRDRGRQLTSNNNNQTTISFAQGNSTEEISFLHYANVTIGTPAQWFLVALDTGSDLFWLPCNCNSTCVRSMETDQGERIKLNIYNPSKSKSSSKVTCNSTLCALRNRCISPVSDCPYRIRYLSPGSKSTGVLVEDVIHMSTEEGEARDARITFGCSESQLGLFKEVAVNGIMGLAIADIAVPNMLVKAGVASDSFSMCFGPNGKGTISFGDKGSSDQLETPLSGTISPMFYDVSITKFKVGKVTVDTEFTATFDSGTAVTWLIEPYYTALTTNVRFTYFCI; from the exons ATGATTTGGAGTAATTGGAAGTTGAGATGGATGTTTCAGTTTGGATTCCTCTGTGCTATGAGTTTGGGATtggcttcttctgtttcaggATCACTTTCCTTTGAAATTCACCATAGATTCTCAGAGCAAGTCAAAACCGTTCTAGGTGGCCATGGTTTGCCTGAAATGGGCAGCCTAGACTACTACAAGGCCTTGGTTCATCGTGATCGAGGTCGCCAGCTAAcctccaacaacaacaatcagaCAACTATTTCTTTCGCTCAAGGCAACTCCACCGAAGAAATCAGTTT TCTACATTATGCGAATGTGACGATAGGGACACCGGCTCAATGGTTCTTGGTGGCATTAGACACAGGcagtgatttgttttggttaccTTGCAATTGCAATTCCACTTGTGTACGGAGTATGGAGACTGACCAAGGCGAG AGAATAAAACTCAACATCTACAACCCCagcaaatcaaaatcaagctCAAAGGTTACGTGCAATAGCACACTCTGTGCATTAAGAAACAGATGCATTTCTCCGGTCAGCGATTGTCCTTACAGAATCCGATATCTCTCTCCGGGAAGCAAAAGTACAGGTGTGTTGGTGGAGGATGTGATCCACATGAGCactgaagaaggagaagctaGAGATGCTCGGATCACATTCGG ATGTAGTGAGTCCCAACTAGGGTTGTTCAAAGAAGTGGCTGTAAATGGTATAATGGGACTTGCAATAGCCGACATAGCGGTTCCAAACATGTTGGTTAAAGCCGGTGTCGCGTCAGACTCTTTCTCAATGTGTTTTGGTCCTAATGGGAAAGGAACAATCAGTTTCGGAGACAAAGGTAGCTCAGACCAGCTTGAGACTCCATTGAGTGGCACCATCTCACC GATGTTTTACGATGTGAGCATCACCAAATTCAAGGTAGGAAAAGTTACGGTGGATACAGAATTCACCGCGACATTTGACTCTGGAACCGCGGTTACATGGCTGATCGAGCCTTACTACACTGCTCTAACAACAAACGTGCGCTTTACGTACTTTTGCATTTAG
- a CDS encoding Eukaryotic aspartyl protease family protein (Eukaryotic aspartyl protease family protein; FUNCTIONS IN: aspartic-type endopeptidase activity; INVOLVED IN: proteolysis; LOCATED IN: endomembrane system; EXPRESSED IN: root; CONTAINS InterPro DOMAIN/s: Peptidase aspartic (InterPro:IPR021109), Peptidase aspartic, catalytic (InterPro:IPR009007), Peptidase A1 (InterPro:IPR001461), Peptidase aspartic, active site (InterPro:IPR001969); BEST Arabidopsis thaliana protein match is: Eukaryotic aspartyl protease family protein (TAIR:AT2G17760.1); Has 2513 Blast hits to 2507 proteins in 240 species: Archae - 0; Bacteria - 0; Metazoa - 465; Fungi - 280; Plants - 1618; Viruses - 0; Other Eukaryotes - 150 (source: NCBI BLink).), giving the protein MFQFGFLCAMSLGLASSVSGSLSFEIHHRFSEQVKTVLGGHGLPEMGSLDYYKALVHRDRGRQLTSNNNNQTTISFAQGNSTEEISFLHYANVTIGTPAQWFLVALDTGSDLFWLPCNCNSTCVRSMETDQGERIKLNIYNPSKSKSSSKVTCNSTLCALRNRCISPVSDCPYRIRYLSPGSKSTGVLVEDVIHMSTEEGEARDARITFGCSESQLGLFKEVAVNGIMGLAIADIAVPNMLVKAGVASDSFSMCFGPNGKGTISFGDKGSSDQLETPLSGTISPMFYDVSITKFKVGKVTVDTEFTATFDSGTAVTWLIEPYYTALTTNFHLSVPDRRLSKSVDSPFEFCYIITSTSDEDKLPSVSFEMKGGAAYDVFSPILVFDTSDGSFQVYCLAVLKQVNADFSIIGQNFMTNYRIVHDRERRILGWKKSNCNDTNGFTGPTALAKPPSMAPTSSPRTINLSSRLNPLAAASSLFIICFISFVSL; this is encoded by the exons ATGTTTCAGTTTGGATTCCTCTGTGCTATGAGTTTGGGATtggcttcttctgtttcaggATCACTTTCCTTTGAAATTCACCATAGATTCTCAGAGCAAGTCAAAACCGTTCTAGGTGGCCATGGTTTGCCTGAAATGGGCAGCCTAGACTACTACAAGGCCTTGGTTCATCGTGATCGAGGTCGCCAGCTAAcctccaacaacaacaatcagaCAACTATTTCTTTCGCTCAAGGCAACTCCACCGAAGAAATCAGTTT TCTACATTATGCGAATGTGACGATAGGGACACCGGCTCAATGGTTCTTGGTGGCATTAGACACAGGcagtgatttgttttggttaccTTGCAATTGCAATTCCACTTGTGTACGGAGTATGGAGACTGACCAAGGCGAG AGAATAAAACTCAACATCTACAACCCCagcaaatcaaaatcaagctCAAAGGTTACGTGCAATAGCACACTCTGTGCATTAAGAAACAGATGCATTTCTCCGGTCAGCGATTGTCCTTACAGAATCCGATATCTCTCTCCGGGAAGCAAAAGTACAGGTGTGTTGGTGGAGGATGTGATCCACATGAGCactgaagaaggagaagctaGAGATGCTCGGATCACATTCGG ATGTAGTGAGTCCCAACTAGGGTTGTTCAAAGAAGTGGCTGTAAATGGTATAATGGGACTTGCAATAGCCGACATAGCGGTTCCAAACATGTTGGTTAAAGCCGGTGTCGCGTCAGACTCTTTCTCAATGTGTTTTGGTCCTAATGGGAAAGGAACAATCAGTTTCGGAGACAAAGGTAGCTCAGACCAGCTTGAGACTCCATTGAGTGGCACCATCTCACC GATGTTTTACGATGTGAGCATCACCAAATTCAAGGTAGGAAAAGTTACGGTGGATACAGAATTCACCGCGACATTTGACTCTGGAACCGCGGTTACATGGCTGATCGAGCCTTACTACACTGCTCTAACAACAAAC TTTCATCTCTCTGTACCAGACAGACGACTTTCGAAAAGTGTGGATAGCCCTTTTGAGTTTTGCTACATTATCACATCAAC TTCAGATGAAGATAAGCTTCCTTCAGTTAGCTTTGAGATGAAAGGAGGAGCTGCTTATGATGTTTTCAGCCCCATACTTGTCTTCGACACTTCCGAT GGTAGTTTTCAAGTCTATTGTTTGGCTGTCTTAAAGCAAGTTAATGCTGACTTCAGCATCATCGGAC AAAATTTCATGACCAACTACAGAATCGTCCACGATCGTGAGAGAAGGATCTTAGGATGGAAAAAATCTAATT GTAATGATACTAACGGTTTCACAGGACCTACCGCTTTAGCAAAACCGCCATCGATGGCACCAACGTCGTCTCCAAGAACCATCAACCTTTCCAGTCGTTTGAACCCTCTGGCTGCGGCTTCTTCACTTTTCATCATTTGCTTCATTTCTTTTGTATCTTTGTGA
- a CDS encoding Eukaryotic aspartyl protease family protein, producing MFQFGFLCAMSLGLASSVSGSLSFEIHHRFSEQVKTVLGGHGLPEMGSLDYYKALVHRDRGRQLTSNNNNQTTISFAQGNSTEEISFLHYANVTIGTPAQWFLVALDTGSDLFWLPCNCNSTCVRSMETDQGERIKLNIYNPSKSKSSSKVTCNSTLCALRNRCISPVSDCPYRIRYLSPGSKSTGVLVEDVIHMSTEEGEARDARITFGCSESQLGLFKEVAVNGIMGLAIADIAVPNMLVKAGVASDSFSMCFGPNGKGTISFGDKGSSDQLETPLSGTISPMFYDVSITKFKVGKVTVDTEFTATFDSGTAVTWLIEPYYTALTTNFHLSVPDRRLSKSVDSPFEFCYIITSTSDEDKLPSVSFEMKGGAAYDVFSPILVFDTSDGSFQVYCLAVLKQVNADFSIIGRSFLFFFSHNQHNFFLYILTNS from the exons ATGTTTCAGTTTGGATTCCTCTGTGCTATGAGTTTGGGATtggcttcttctgtttcaggATCACTTTCCTTTGAAATTCACCATAGATTCTCAGAGCAAGTCAAAACCGTTCTAGGTGGCCATGGTTTGCCTGAAATGGGCAGCCTAGACTACTACAAGGCCTTGGTTCATCGTGATCGAGGTCGCCAGCTAAcctccaacaacaacaatcagaCAACTATTTCTTTCGCTCAAGGCAACTCCACCGAAGAAATCAGTTT TCTACATTATGCGAATGTGACGATAGGGACACCGGCTCAATGGTTCTTGGTGGCATTAGACACAGGcagtgatttgttttggttaccTTGCAATTGCAATTCCACTTGTGTACGGAGTATGGAGACTGACCAAGGCGAG AGAATAAAACTCAACATCTACAACCCCagcaaatcaaaatcaagctCAAAGGTTACGTGCAATAGCACACTCTGTGCATTAAGAAACAGATGCATTTCTCCGGTCAGCGATTGTCCTTACAGAATCCGATATCTCTCTCCGGGAAGCAAAAGTACAGGTGTGTTGGTGGAGGATGTGATCCACATGAGCactgaagaaggagaagctaGAGATGCTCGGATCACATTCGG ATGTAGTGAGTCCCAACTAGGGTTGTTCAAAGAAGTGGCTGTAAATGGTATAATGGGACTTGCAATAGCCGACATAGCGGTTCCAAACATGTTGGTTAAAGCCGGTGTCGCGTCAGACTCTTTCTCAATGTGTTTTGGTCCTAATGGGAAAGGAACAATCAGTTTCGGAGACAAAGGTAGCTCAGACCAGCTTGAGACTCCATTGAGTGGCACCATCTCACC GATGTTTTACGATGTGAGCATCACCAAATTCAAGGTAGGAAAAGTTACGGTGGATACAGAATTCACCGCGACATTTGACTCTGGAACCGCGGTTACATGGCTGATCGAGCCTTACTACACTGCTCTAACAACAAAC TTTCATCTCTCTGTACCAGACAGACGACTTTCGAAAAGTGTGGATAGCCCTTTTGAGTTTTGCTACATTATCACATCAAC TTCAGATGAAGATAAGCTTCCTTCAGTTAGCTTTGAGATGAAAGGAGGAGCTGCTTATGATGTTTTCAGCCCCATACTTGTCTTCGACACTTCCGAT GGTAGTTTTCAAGTCTATTGTTTGGCTGTCTTAAAGCAAGTTAATGCTGACTTCAGCATCATCGGACgttcgtttttgttctttttttcccacAATCAACACAATTTCTTCTTGTACATTTTAACCAATTCCTAA